A genomic region of Gemmata massiliana contains the following coding sequences:
- the ftsH gene encoding ATP-dependent zinc metalloprotease FtsH — protein MAEQQDSPPPNGSQQPAPKRTNPLLPGGWIALIVLGVIAFAFLAFKNNYREIDYSRFRELMNAGQLKSVTLVGTDRAEGEVRDPNSELAKKLELGKTGRFAVLLPHSNDQRTLTADIEKADQDVIKKAPAESQLTPVVINRREEPTPWLGPLLLQLLIVCGIITVFVVFFLPKLRDPMGGGFINNYIRSPAKRYEKGKGRVTFDDVAGMGSAKRELTEMVGELKNPGKFTRIGAAVPKGALLVGPPGTGKTLLAKAVAGEANVPFFAISGSEFIQMFVGVGASRVRDMFRTAKEHSPCVIFIDEIDAVGRMRGAGYGGGSDEREQTLNQILSEMDGFQPTETVIVMAATNRPDVLDAALLRPGRFDRHITVDRPTWKGRLEILKVHTRNKPLSDLVDLERVARGMVGMSGAELKNLCNEAALLAVRSGRNKIEQVDFDRAADRVRLGSQREEPFSHDEKRRTAYHEAGHALCAFLMPSAMHALDRVSIIPRGRAGGVTLFHQDEERVDHSQSELNAMLVMTMGGRAADKLVLGEPLSGAVGDLKQATRIARVMVTQFGMSDRVGPVYHQQGEEHVFLGKEIVESRAYSEGTARLIDEEIQRILIDAEARAQDLVRTHRDKLDVIADALLMHEEIDRTEVEKLMSGVPLAELRPEAPKAVTPAPVPQPEPAPKPEAPPKPGLAFGGA, from the coding sequence ATGGCCGAGCAACAAGACAGCCCGCCCCCCAACGGTTCGCAACAGCCCGCGCCCAAGCGGACCAACCCGCTGCTCCCCGGCGGGTGGATCGCGCTCATTGTACTCGGGGTCATCGCGTTCGCGTTCCTCGCGTTCAAGAACAACTACCGTGAAATCGACTACTCCCGGTTCCGCGAACTGATGAATGCGGGCCAACTGAAGTCCGTCACCCTGGTCGGTACCGACCGAGCCGAGGGCGAGGTCCGCGACCCGAACTCCGAACTCGCCAAAAAGCTGGAACTGGGCAAAACCGGCCGATTTGCAGTGCTCCTCCCGCACAGCAACGACCAGCGCACGCTCACCGCGGACATCGAAAAGGCCGACCAGGACGTCATCAAGAAGGCGCCGGCCGAGAGCCAACTGACACCGGTCGTCATCAACCGGCGCGAGGAGCCGACCCCGTGGCTCGGGCCGCTCCTCCTGCAACTGCTGATCGTGTGCGGCATCATCACCGTGTTCGTCGTGTTCTTCCTGCCGAAGCTCCGCGACCCGATGGGCGGCGGGTTCATCAACAACTACATCCGCAGCCCCGCGAAGCGGTACGAGAAGGGTAAGGGGCGCGTCACGTTCGACGATGTGGCGGGGATGGGGTCGGCGAAGCGCGAGCTGACCGAGATGGTCGGGGAACTGAAAAACCCGGGCAAGTTCACCCGCATCGGGGCGGCGGTTCCCAAGGGCGCGCTGCTCGTCGGCCCGCCCGGAACCGGGAAGACGCTGCTCGCGAAGGCCGTGGCCGGTGAAGCGAACGTGCCGTTCTTCGCCATCAGCGGGAGCGAGTTCATTCAGATGTTCGTGGGCGTCGGGGCGAGCCGCGTGCGGGACATGTTCCGCACCGCGAAGGAGCACTCGCCGTGCGTGATCTTCATCGACGAAATTGACGCCGTGGGCCGGATGCGCGGCGCCGGGTACGGCGGCGGGTCCGACGAGCGCGAGCAGACGCTCAACCAGATCCTGTCCGAAATGGACGGGTTCCAGCCGACGGAAACGGTCATCGTGATGGCCGCGACCAACCGGCCGGACGTGCTCGACGCCGCCCTGCTCCGCCCCGGGCGCTTCGATCGGCACATCACCGTGGACCGACCGACCTGGAAGGGCCGGCTCGAGATCCTGAAGGTCCACACGCGCAACAAGCCGCTCTCGGACCTCGTGGACCTGGAGCGCGTGGCGCGCGGGATGGTCGGGATGAGTGGCGCGGAACTGAAGAACCTGTGCAACGAGGCCGCGCTCCTGGCCGTGCGCTCGGGCCGGAACAAGATCGAGCAAGTGGACTTCGACCGCGCGGCCGACCGGGTGCGGCTCGGGAGCCAGCGCGAGGAACCGTTCTCGCACGACGAGAAGCGCCGCACCGCGTACCACGAAGCCGGGCACGCGCTCTGTGCGTTCCTCATGCCGTCGGCGATGCACGCCCTCGACCGCGTTTCGATCATCCCGCGCGGGCGCGCGGGCGGCGTCACCCTGTTCCACCAGGACGAAGAGCGCGTGGACCACTCGCAAAGCGAGCTGAACGCGATGCTCGTGATGACGATGGGCGGGCGCGCGGCCGACAAGCTCGTGCTCGGCGAGCCGCTCTCCGGGGCGGTCGGCGACCTGAAACAAGCGACCCGGATTGCCCGCGTGATGGTGACGCAGTTCGGGATGAGCGACCGCGTCGGCCCGGTGTACCACCAGCAGGGCGAAGAGCACGTCTTCCTGGGCAAGGAGATCGTAGAGTCGCGGGCGTACAGTGAAGGAACGGCGCGGCTCATCGACGAAGAGATCCAGCGCATCCTGATCGACGCCGAGGCCCGGGCACAGGATCTTGTTCGGACCCACCGCGACAAGCTCGACGTGATCGCGGACGCGCTCCTGATGCACGAAGAGATCGACCGCACGGAGGTCGAGAAGCTGATGTCCGGGGTGCCACTCGCGGAACTGCGGCCGGAAGCGCCCAAAGCGGTGACTCCGGCGCCCGTTCCGCAGCCCGAACCCGCTCCGAAACCCGAAGCCCCGCCCAAACCGGGACTGGCTTTCGGGGGAGCGTAA